Proteins found in one Nostoc sp. NIES-3756 genomic segment:
- a CDS encoding MBOAT family O-acyltransferase, translating into MNFSDFGFWWVLLLFSIPYFSVRYVAKSLNLWKGSFDAVGLAAMSLLLFVNASRSSFAIFICEIIFNYLMVWWMLRQQGWKAKAIATTVVVIDIAILAYFKYLNFFVEDVLGVLVPGLAANWQGKSIPGMGSIPPGLSFYTFQMVAFVVDSYTSRKKRTIGALDYINFVSFFPQVVAGPIERRADFFPQIESFRFKFTFENFETGLRWLSLGLFMKFVLADNISPYIKLDQPDNPWLVWFFAFLFTLQIYFDFGGYSFIAVGLAKFVGVNLTINFLAPYTSQSINEFWRRWHVTLSTWFRDYVFLPLMGKNKTWAPFYLFLTFTLSGFWHGAAWNFVFWGAYHGLLLLIIRYAGRPFYKFIGQQRLLMPQFISWALTFGSVILGCLFFMETNTPRLFAKLQTILNPWSYSLSNLGEAMSFFSGNEAIALGFTLVLATTVLLMEHIGVWQKRECEYDLLLSPWVSRALLALTVLLAANTPSPFIYFEF; encoded by the coding sequence TTGAACTTTTCAGACTTTGGGTTCTGGTGGGTATTGCTACTATTTAGCATCCCTTATTTTTCCGTCCGTTATGTTGCCAAGTCGTTGAATCTGTGGAAAGGTTCTTTTGATGCTGTCGGCTTGGCAGCGATGTCTTTGCTGTTATTTGTTAATGCTTCTCGTTCTAGTTTTGCTATCTTTATTTGCGAAATCATTTTCAACTACCTGATGGTGTGGTGGATGCTGCGCCAACAAGGATGGAAAGCTAAAGCGATCGCCACAACTGTAGTTGTTATCGATATTGCAATCCTGGCATATTTTAAGTACCTAAATTTCTTTGTAGAAGATGTTTTAGGGGTGTTAGTACCTGGGTTAGCAGCAAATTGGCAGGGCAAAAGTATTCCGGGTATGGGTTCTATCCCTCCAGGCTTATCTTTTTACACCTTCCAAATGGTGGCGTTTGTTGTTGACTCATACACCAGTCGCAAAAAACGCACTATTGGGGCATTAGATTACATCAACTTCGTTTCCTTCTTCCCTCAGGTAGTTGCAGGCCCCATCGAACGCCGGGCTGACTTCTTTCCCCAAATTGAATCTTTCCGTTTTAAATTTACTTTCGAGAACTTTGAAACAGGTTTGCGTTGGCTGTCTCTAGGACTGTTTATGAAATTTGTCCTAGCAGATAATATTTCACCGTATATCAAATTAGACCAACCCGACAATCCTTGGTTAGTTTGGTTTTTTGCTTTCTTATTTACATTACAAATTTACTTTGACTTTGGTGGATACAGTTTTATTGCTGTGGGTTTAGCAAAGTTTGTAGGCGTTAATTTAACTATTAACTTTTTAGCTCCTTATACATCCCAAAGCATTAACGAGTTTTGGCGTAGATGGCACGTTACTCTCAGCACTTGGTTCCGCGATTATGTCTTCTTACCTTTGATGGGTAAGAACAAAACCTGGGCCCCATTTTATTTATTTCTAACTTTCACTCTTTCGGGATTTTGGCACGGAGCCGCCTGGAACTTTGTTTTCTGGGGAGCTTATCACGGGCTTTTGTTATTAATTATACGTTACGCCGGAAGACCTTTTTACAAATTTATTGGACAGCAACGGTTATTGATGCCGCAGTTTATTTCCTGGGCATTAACCTTTGGCTCGGTCATCCTGGGCTGTCTTTTCTTCATGGAAACTAACACACCACGCCTATTCGCAAAGTTGCAAACAATACTCAATCCTTGGTCTTATTCCTTAAGTAATCTAGGCGAAGCTATGAGCTTCTTCAGTGGTAACGAAGCGATCGCTTTAGGATTTACTCTGGTACTAGCCACAACTGTATTGCTCATGGAACATATCGGAGTTTGGCAAAAACGCGAGTGTGAATACGACTTGTTGCTGTCCCCTTGGGTTTCGCGGGCGTTGTTAGCTTTAACCGTCTTACTAGCTGCGAATACACCATCCCCCTTCATCTATTTTGAGTTCTAA
- a CDS encoding HTTM domain-containing protein: MIRKILTKKLDNVLGLDLRSLAAFRIGISLILLTDLGIRFGDYIAHYTDAGVMPRALLADISKPWHWSLHALSGEPTFQAVLFGIAAVMALLMLVGYRTRIATIASWVLLISLHNRNPALIFAADDVLRALMFWAMFLPLGASYSIESSLNTATRKLPERVVSGATFALMCQQCFIYIFSAAFKTKSPIWGDGSAVYYSLSFDQYVTPFGHFLLNFSPLLTLFTQVTLVLEWVGPLLLFVPFRNSFFRMCAIITFILLHAGFGLTLNLGIFPFLSIFSWLAFLPSSFWNGLHKRLQTPERQGLTIYFDADCGFCKKVVHLLRTLLILPGTPLLMAQEYPDIHTDMQTYNSWVVEDWQGNRHFKFEGIAYIVSLSPVFRFLVPVLRWKPVMAVGTKFYETIASNRKIAGNFTKPFKFRPIQIRSSRILNILAVVLLLYTFVWNMSSYSPDAFRRKAWESTQLVGRATRLDQSWSIFAPAPPRDDGWYVIPGRLQDGTEVDIFRGGSPVNWDKPDLGLRSAIYKNMQWRTYFINLNRSMGKKLYPFYAQYLCRTWNVQHSDGKKLKSFDIYFMSERTVPPGQQQTVEKKQTWQQSCSS; encoded by the coding sequence ATGATTAGAAAAATATTGACAAAAAAACTAGATAATGTATTAGGGCTGGATTTGCGATCGCTAGCAGCTTTCCGCATCGGTATATCGTTGATTCTATTGACTGATTTGGGTATTCGTTTCGGTGACTACATCGCCCACTACACCGATGCAGGTGTTATGCCCCGCGCCCTACTGGCAGATATCAGCAAACCTTGGCATTGGTCACTCCACGCCCTGAGCGGAGAACCCACCTTCCAAGCTGTGTTGTTTGGCATTGCTGCTGTGATGGCGCTTCTCATGTTGGTGGGATATCGTACCCGCATAGCGACCATCGCCTCTTGGGTCTTACTCATCTCCCTGCATAACCGCAACCCAGCACTAATTTTTGCTGCCGATGACGTATTACGGGCGCTGATGTTTTGGGCAATGTTTTTGCCTTTGGGTGCTAGCTACTCTATCGAAAGCTCTCTCAATACAGCAACTCGCAAGTTACCAGAAAGAGTCGTTTCTGGTGCAACTTTTGCCTTGATGTGCCAGCAGTGCTTTATCTATATATTTTCCGCCGCTTTCAAAACCAAAAGTCCCATATGGGGTGATGGGAGTGCAGTTTACTATTCCCTCAGTTTTGACCAGTACGTCACACCTTTTGGTCATTTCCTCCTCAACTTCTCACCGCTTTTAACCCTTTTTACCCAAGTTACTCTAGTGCTGGAATGGGTAGGGCCTTTGTTGCTGTTCGTTCCCTTCCGTAACAGTTTCTTTCGGATGTGCGCTATCATAACCTTCATTTTGCTGCACGCCGGATTTGGTTTGACCTTGAACTTAGGCATTTTCCCATTCTTAAGTATCTTTAGTTGGTTAGCTTTCCTCCCCAGTTCCTTTTGGAATGGTTTGCACAAGCGTTTACAAACACCAGAGCGTCAAGGTTTGACAATTTACTTCGACGCTGACTGTGGCTTCTGTAAAAAAGTAGTGCATCTGTTGCGGACACTATTAATTTTGCCGGGAACACCACTACTAATGGCCCAAGAGTATCCAGATATCCACACCGATATGCAAACCTACAATTCTTGGGTGGTGGAAGACTGGCAAGGAAATCGACATTTCAAATTTGAGGGAATTGCTTATATAGTTAGTCTTTCTCCTGTATTTCGCTTTCTGGTTCCTGTTTTGAGATGGAAGCCAGTTATGGCGGTGGGTACAAAGTTTTATGAGACAATAGCTTCTAACCGTAAAATTGCTGGTAATTTCACCAAACCCTTTAAATTTCGACCCATACAGATTCGCTCATCACGAATCCTCAATATTCTGGCAGTTGTATTGCTGTTATATACATTTGTTTGGAATATGAGTAGTTACTCGCCAGATGCCTTCAGACGCAAGGCTTGGGAAAGTACACAATTAGTTGGACGAGCTACACGCCTAGACCAGTCTTGGAGTATTTTTGCACCTGCACCACCTAGAGATGATGGTTGGTACGTAATTCCTGGTCGCTTACAAGATGGCACTGAAGTAGATATTTTCCGAGGAGGAAGTCCAGTCAATTGGGATAAACCAGACTTAGGTTTACGCAGTGCCATTTACAAGAATATGCAATGGCGTACTTATTTTATTAACTTGAATAGGTCGATGGGTAAAAAGCTTTATCCATTCTACGCTCAATATCTCTGCCGCACTTGGAACGTTCAACATAGTGATGGCAAGAAGTTGAAAAGCTTTGATATTTACTTTATGAGTGAGCGTACTGTACCTCCTGGTCAACAGCAAACAGTTGAGAAGAAGCAGACTTGGCAGCAGTCTTGTTCCTCATAA